Proteins co-encoded in one Salvia splendens isolate huo1 chromosome 4, SspV2, whole genome shotgun sequence genomic window:
- the LOC121800366 gene encoding transcription factor CYCLOIDEA-like, whose amino-acid sequence MFPFGENPSFKKPPFQLYDQIQNPIISKLDESPFFSNFPSPFFDEHELPLHQILPKPSIPTTLPPSSSDYPKKISHPTKKDPKQKQAVAAAPPRKRTGKKDRHSKICTAQGIRDRRMRLSLQVARKFFDLQDMLGYDKASKTIEWLFTKSKKAIKELAMDVGERENNVSITMSDGKTESFVSECEVISGIEENCSNNGGLEEKKGRKTGNTRESREKARERARSRTEEKMMGKRIDSTPTLEDYSPFVQPPSDAGTIEKLLGNSSSAAAAAAAAVSCCTDPTTSFMGFLENWDLDRLNYAGNHNSMYSATTPDFPLFHQ is encoded by the coding sequence ATGTTCCCATTTGGAGAAAACCCCTCTTTCAAAAAGCCTCCTTTTCAGCTTTACGATCAAATTCAAAACCCTATCATCTCCAAACTCGATGAATCCCCATTCTTCTCCAACTTCCCCTCCCCATTCTTCGACGAACACGAGCTTCCCTTGCACCAAATCCTCCCCAAACCCTCAATCCCCACAACCCTACCACCCTCTTCATCAGATTACCCCAAAAAAATCTCCCATCCCACCAAAAAAGACCCCAAACAGAAACAAGCAGTCGCGGCCGCCCCTCCAAGGAAGCGGACCGGGAAAAAGGACCGGCACAGCAAGATTTGCACGGCGCAGGGGATCCGGGACAGGAGAATGAGGCTCTCCCTTCAAGTGGCAAGGAAATTCTTCGATCTCCAAGACATGTTGGGGTACGACAAAGCGAGCAAGACGATCGAGTGGCTGTTCACGAAATCGAAGAAGGCCATCAAGGAGCTGGCGATGGATGTgggagagagagaaaacaaTGTTTCCATCACAATGAGCGATGGAAAGACGGAATCGTTCGTGTCGGAATGCGAGGTAATATCCGGGATCGAGGAGAACTGCTCGAACAACGGGGGTTTGGAGGAGAAAAAGGGTCGGAAGACAGGAAATACGAGGGAGTCGAGGGAGAAGGCGAGGGAGAGGGCGCGGAGCAGAACAGAGGAGAAGATGATGGGGAAGCGCATCGACTCCACCCCTACCTTAGAGGATTACTCCCCTTTCGTCCAGCCGCCCTCCGATGCCGGAACAATCGAGAAGCTTCTGGGGAATTCTAgctctgctgctgctgctgctgctgctgctgtctcTTGCTGCACCGATCCCACCACCAGTTTCATGGGATTTCTCGAAAACTGGGACCTGGACAGACTAAATTATGCAGGTAATCACAACTCAATGTACTCGGCCACCACCCCGGATTTTCCACTGTTTCATCAATAA
- the LOC121800107 gene encoding uncharacterized protein LOC121800107: protein MVRSIPIFHESEGFSAIAVALGLFVSVSVLVGLCAKHAKRIGRKESSKSGHPLPSPKQLMAAISQKAMSPLIHGKKSAAAADSGEENGVWQKAILMGEKCQPPEFSGVIYYDYDGKRIPEMPKSPRHGSMTPLKNISFPQHENDAPVY, encoded by the coding sequence atggttCGTTCAATTCCGATATTCCATGAAAGTGAGGGCTTCTCAGCAATCGCAGTAGCGTTGGGGCTGTTTGTTTCGGTGTCTGTTTTGGTAGGTTTGTGTGCGAAGCATGCAAAGCGAATTGGTCGGAAGGAGAGCTCGAAAAGCGGCCATCCGCTGCCGTCGCCGAAGCAGCTGATGGCGGCGATAAGCCAGAAGGCCATGTCGCCGTTGATCCACGGCAAGAAGTCGGCTGCGGCGGCGGATTCCGGCGAGGAGAATGGGGTGTGGCAGAAGGCGATCTTGATGGGGGAGAAGTGCCAGCCGCCGGAATTCTCCGGCGTCATCTACTACGATTACGACGGAAAGAGGATTCCGGAGATGCCAAAGTCGCCGCGCCACGGATCCATGACGCCGTTGAAGAATATCAGTTTTCCGCAGCACGAAAATGACGCTCCTGTTTATTGA
- the LOC121801537 gene encoding coiled-coil domain-containing protein 130-like — MSTLAAARADNFYYPPEWEPKKGGLNKFNGQHALRERARKLDQGILIIRFEMPYNIWCGGCESMIAKGVRFNAEKKQVGNYYSTKIWSFSMKSPCCKHEIVIQTDPQNCAYVIMSGARQKVEEYDAEDAETLVLPVDDDKSKLADPFKRLEHQEGDMKKKKEAEPVLVRLQRISDSRHLDDYALNKLLRARLRNQKKRVAEEEASSRKSGFGLRLLPSSEEDARSAKRIKFATKFEKNRKDKRALIQAASIFSGSTSSASDKRRLELEAKRRKINAATASKLLAGGYKPSSWARDSLPPRKSIRS, encoded by the exons ATG TCTACCCTTGCAGCAGCTCGGGCAGATAACTTTTACTACCCACCAGAATGGGAGCCAAAGAAG GGTGGGTTGAACAAGTTCAATGGTCAGCATGCTTTGAGGGAGAGAGCAAGAAAATTAGATCAAGGCATCTTGATTATAAG GTTTGAGATGCCTTATAATATTTGGTGTGGTGGTTGTGAGTCCATGATTGCAAAAGGTGTAAGGTTCAATGCAGAGAAAAAGCAAGTGGGGAATTACTACTCTACGAAG ATATGGAGCTTTAGTATGAAATCACCATGCTGCAAACATGAGATTGTTATTCAAACTGATCCACAAAATTGTGCTTATGTGATAATGAGTGGAGCCAGACAAAAGGTTGAGGAATATGATGCCGAAGATGCTGAAACATTGGTACTCCCTGTGGATGATG ATAAGAGTAAGCTAGCGGATCCATTTAAGCGGCTTGAACACCAGGAAGGAGAtatgaagaaaaagaaagaagccGAGCCTGTACTGGTACGCCTGCAGAGAATATCAGACTCCAGGCATTTAGATGATTATGCATTAAACAAATTACTGCGTGCAAGGCTTAGGAATCAAAAGAAAAGAGTAGCTGAAGAAGAAGCTAGTTCTCGGAAATCAGGATTTGGGTTAAGACTTCTTCCAAGTTCTGAAGAGGATGCAAGATCTGCTAAACGTATTAAATTTGCTACGAAGTTTGAGAAGAATAGAAAAGACAAGAGAGCTCTAATTCAAGCAGCCTCAATATTTTCTGGATCAACTTCTTCTGCCTCTGATAAAAGGCGTTTGGAGCTTGAAGCTAAGAGGAGAAAAATTAATGCTGCCACTGCATCAAAGCTGTTAGCTGGAGGATACAAACCATCTTCATGGGCTCGTGATTCTCTCCCACCTCGGAAATCCATCAGATCCTAG